One genomic segment of Coffea arabica cultivar ET-39 chromosome 6e, Coffea Arabica ET-39 HiFi, whole genome shotgun sequence includes these proteins:
- the LOC113695575 gene encoding uncharacterized protein isoform X2: MNCLNSNPFPMLLFLLSFFIFVNFLSLSYGDSQDHYNLQHASIPELLDTRMHHHAAVEGNTRRIGAETTSQNSTYLILAANRTHRKDPTDSFNYYTGGWNITNPHYIFSVAYSATGPFVFAVVWFIFFAVFLLCFCCRCCFCSRNSYGYSRTAYAVSVTCLAIFTIAAIAGIAFVFAGQDKFQDSIVNTTSFVLHEADDVIVKLGDVLHDLLAAKNSSVGRAVLPDDLKADIDSTGKTINAVTAQFRNITTKNSQDIRSLLSPLRLMLIYVASALLILAVLGFLLSILGLGCLVYRRV; the protein is encoded by the exons ATGAATTGCCTGAACTCGAACCCATTTCCTATGTTactttttcttctctccttcttcatctttgtgaACTTCCTTTCCCTCTCATATGGTGATTCTCAAGATCATTACAACCTCCAACATGCAAGTATTCCAG AGCTTCTTGATACGAGAATGCATCATCATGCGGCAGTCGAAGGTAATACGAGGAGGATAGGTGCTGAAACCACCAGCCAGAATTCCACGTATCTAATATTGGCTGCAAATAGAACCCACCGGAAAGATCCTACTGATAGCTTCAATTACTACACTGGCGGTTGGAACATTACCAATCCACATTACATATTT TCTGTTGCTTATTCAGCTACTGGCCCTTTCGTCTTTGCTGTTGTATGGTTCATATTCTTCGCAGTATTCCTGCTTTGCTTCTGCTGTCGTTGTTGCTTCTGCAGCAGAAACAGTTACGGCTATTCTCGAACTGCCTATGCTGTCTCCGTTACTTGCCTTGCCATTTTCACCATTGCAGCAAT agCCGGAATTGCTTTTGTTTTCGCGGGCCAAGACAAATTCCAGGACAGCATTGTGAACACAACCAGCTTTGTTTTGCACGAGGCAGATGATGTCATTGTGAAGCTGGGAGACGTGCTTCATGATCTTCTGGCCGCGAAGAATAGTAGTGTTGGACGAGCAGTCTTACCTGATGATTTAAAGGCTGATATTGATAGTACTGGGAAAACGATTAATGCTGTAACTGCTCAATTTCGGAATATCACCACAAAGAATTCGCAGGACATTCGCAGTTTGTTGAGTCCCCT GAGATTGATGTTGATTTACGTTGCTTCTGCTTTGCTCATCT
- the LOC113695575 gene encoding uncharacterized protein isoform X1 yields the protein MNCLNSNPFPMLLFLLSFFIFVNFLSLSYGDSQDHYNLQHASIPELLDTRMHHHAAVEGNTRRIGAETTSQNSTYLILAANRTHRKDPTDSFNYYTGGWNITNPHYIFSVAYSATGPFVFAVVWFIFFAVFLLCFCCRCCFCSRNSYGYSRTAYAVSVTCLAIFTIAAIAGIAFVFAGQDKFQDSIVNTTSFVLHEADDVIVKLGDVLHDLLAAKNSSVGRAVLPDDLKADIDSTGKTINAVTAQFRNITTKNSQDIRSLLSPLYYPVLISPFCVLGLLLISLFATSLVPFSLGGLKQIFNLNFCTGD from the exons ATGAATTGCCTGAACTCGAACCCATTTCCTATGTTactttttcttctctccttcttcatctttgtgaACTTCCTTTCCCTCTCATATGGTGATTCTCAAGATCATTACAACCTCCAACATGCAAGTATTCCAG AGCTTCTTGATACGAGAATGCATCATCATGCGGCAGTCGAAGGTAATACGAGGAGGATAGGTGCTGAAACCACCAGCCAGAATTCCACGTATCTAATATTGGCTGCAAATAGAACCCACCGGAAAGATCCTACTGATAGCTTCAATTACTACACTGGCGGTTGGAACATTACCAATCCACATTACATATTT TCTGTTGCTTATTCAGCTACTGGCCCTTTCGTCTTTGCTGTTGTATGGTTCATATTCTTCGCAGTATTCCTGCTTTGCTTCTGCTGTCGTTGTTGCTTCTGCAGCAGAAACAGTTACGGCTATTCTCGAACTGCCTATGCTGTCTCCGTTACTTGCCTTGCCATTTTCACCATTGCAGCAAT agCCGGAATTGCTTTTGTTTTCGCGGGCCAAGACAAATTCCAGGACAGCATTGTGAACACAACCAGCTTTGTTTTGCACGAGGCAGATGATGTCATTGTGAAGCTGGGAGACGTGCTTCATGATCTTCTGGCCGCGAAGAATAGTAGTGTTGGACGAGCAGTCTTACCTGATGATTTAAAGGCTGATATTGATAGTACTGGGAAAACGATTAATGCTGTAACTGCTCAATTTCGGAATATCACCACAAAGAATTCGCAGGACATTCGCAGTTTGTTGAGTCCCCTGTACTATCCCGTTCTTATATCTCCCTTCTGTGTTCTTGGATTGCTGCTAATTTCACTATTCGCCACATCTTTGGTCCCTTTTTCTTTGGGGGGTCTTAAGCAAATCTTTAACCTTAATTTTTGTACAGGAGATTGA